The DNA segment ACCAAGGAGGCAGATCGTTGACAGCCGTCATCGCGTTCATGACCCTGCTACTACGACCCTCACCCCGGCCGAGGTGGTCCCTAGCAACTGGCAACACCCTGGTCCCATCGTGGTGGCAGGTGACACCGTTCGCGAGCGCGAACTCCCCGTGCGTCACACCGGGTGAGGTTCCTCATCGATGCCCGCCTCTCACCGAGGTTGGGGGAGTTCGTCGACGACAGCGGTCATGCCACACCAGACCACACGCCCCGCGGTGCGCCCACGGGTCGATGGCAGGACCCGACCGGAGCGCTCACGGCCGAGGATGTGCACGTCGGTCACGTGGGTGGCACAGGTGCACATCGTGGGTGAGCGGGGAGCCTCCCGCACCTCGAGGGCCAATCCCCGAACCGCCCCTGATCTGCGGTTTCGGTAGTGCTCCCGACGGGATTCGAACCCGCGCCGCCGGCTTGAAAGGCCGGTATCCTGGGCCAGCTAGATGACGGGAGCGCGGCGCTACCGTACCCGACCGGTCCGGGTTCGCTCGCGAGCGCTCGACGCCGCCCTCCTCGAGCCGTTCGACCTGGGTAGCGTGGTGCTCACCATGTCGACCTCTCCCCCACCGGAGCTCGATGCCGAGGGGCGGGCCCGCTACCGACGGGTCGAGGAGATGGCCCGCGTCCTCGACAGCCTCTTCACGATCCCGGGCACCGACCGGACCGTCGGCGTCGACGCGATCATCGGCTTCATCCCTTGGGTGGGCGGCGCGGCCGGCCTGGCGCTGTCGGCCGGCATCATCGCCCAGGGCATCCTGCTCGGCGCGCGGGGGGCGACCGTGGCCCGCATGCTGCTCAACGCGGCGGCGGACGCCGCCCTCAACGCGATCCCGTTCGTGGGGTGGATCAGCGACGTGTTCTTCAAGGCGAACGAGCGGAACGTGCGGCTCCTCCGCACCCACTCCCTCGACCCCGACCGGACCCGGGCCGACAGCCGGCGGATCCTGGTGATCACCGTGGTCGTCCTCGTGGTGGTCGTGCTCGTGGCGATCGCCGCGGCGGTGTGGGCGCTCGTCGCGCTGCTCGCCTGGCTGTTCTGACCCATCCCCTCCCCCGCCGGTTGTCGGATCAGGGGGGTGCGGTCTACACTTGCGGACCCGCGCGATGCGCGTTGTCTCGCTGCGTCCGTGCCTCGGGGTTCGCCGCCGCCCACCGGCGTCCGGCCTCCCCTCCACCAGACCTCCCGATCCCAGGAGCCCTGCCGTGAGCAAGGTGTGCCAGGTCACGGGCAAGCGCCCGACCACCGGTAACAACGTGTCGTTCTCCCACCGCAAGACCAAGCGGCGGTTCGAACCGAACCTGCAGACGAAGCGCTACTTCGTCCCCTCCGAGAACCGGTGGGTGACGTTGACGCTGTCGACGAAGGGGATGAAGACCATCTCCAAGCGCGGGATCGAGTCCGTCCTGGCGGACATGCGCCGTCGAGGGGTGAAGGTCTGATGGCGAAGAGCGAGAACCGGATCAAGGTCAAGCTGCGGTCCACCGCCGGCACCGGCTTCACCTACATGACCACCAAGAACAAGCAGACGCAGCGCGAGCGGATCACGATCAAGAAGTACGACCCGGTCGTCCGCAAGCACGTCGAGTTCAAGGAAGAGAAGTAGTCCCATGCGCAAGGGCATCCACCCCGAGTACCGCCCTGTGGTCTTCCAGGACCCGGGCGCGGACTTCGCGTTCATCACCCGCTCCACCATCGAGACCAGCGACACCATCGAGTGGTCCGACGGGAACACCTACCCGCTGAAGCGGATCGAGATCTCCGCGGCCAGCCACCCGTACTTCACGGGGCAGATGAAGATCGTCGACACGGCCGGTCGCGTCGACCGCTACAAGCGGCGCTACCAGCAGGGCAAGAAGGGCTAGCCAGCCCGCCGGCGGTCGACCACGACCGCCGCGAGGCCCAGCACCGCCACCGCCCCGGCGAGCCAGGCGACCGCGTCGCCGATCCGCATCGCCGGCGTCCTCCCCTCCACCAGGGGGACGTCCATCACCGGCGTGGCGCGTTCGAACAGTTCGGTGCGCTGGTGGACCACGCCCTCGGGGTCGACGAACCCCGAGATGCCGGAGATCCCGGCGTGGACGACCCAGCGCCCGGTCTCCACCGCGCGGACCTGGCTGAAGGCGATGTGCTGGGACGACATGGGCGTGTCGCCGAAGCTCGAGTTGTTGGTCGACACCACGAGCACGTCGGCGCCCGCGTGGACCTGGTCGCGCACCAGGTGGCCGAAGGTGTTCTCGAAGCAGATGACGTTGCCGACCGCCGCCCCGCCCACGTGCACGACCTGCGGGCCGTCGCCGGGGACCACGTCGCTCGGGATCTGCTCGAGCGGCGGG comes from the Euzebya sp. genome and includes:
- a CDS encoding DUF4112 domain-containing protein yields the protein MSTSPPPELDAEGRARYRRVEEMARVLDSLFTIPGTDRTVGVDAIIGFIPWVGGAAGLALSAGIIAQGILLGARGATVARMLLNAAADAALNAIPFVGWISDVFFKANERNVRLLRTHSLDPDRTRADSRRILVITVVVLVVVVLVAIAAAVWALVALLAWLF
- the rpmB gene encoding 50S ribosomal protein L28 — encoded protein: MSKVCQVTGKRPTTGNNVSFSHRKTKRRFEPNLQTKRYFVPSENRWVTLTLSTKGMKTISKRGIESVLADMRRRGVKV
- the rpmG gene encoding 50S ribosomal protein L33 — its product is MAKSENRIKVKLRSTAGTGFTYMTTKNKQTQRERITIKKYDPVVRKHVEFKEEK
- a CDS encoding type B 50S ribosomal protein L31, with translation MRKGIHPEYRPVVFQDPGADFAFITRSTIETSDTIEWSDGNTYPLKRIEISAASHPYFTGQMKIVDTAGRVDRYKRRYQQGKKG